One Osmerus eperlanus chromosome 23, fOsmEpe2.1, whole genome shotgun sequence DNA segment encodes these proteins:
- the si:dkey-111f13.5 gene encoding uncharacterized abhydrolase domain-containing protein DDB_G0269086 isoform X2, with the protein MSKMETLQRMLSHTTLSTQRALHTHILDLGEKYRSQSSTSSRQAPRLPAPAPHAEQGEVGDTLEEDVWMEVFLRRAEEEREEALRLQEERLQARFKAALRARERLEAEQRQGERVERQARFEERWAGSRAELEREMRLTLEKTRERLRAEMRREAEQERQREIEAMDARAKEAMRRSARGAEECVRQQCEREAQRDRMSLQDKHAVELSHMQSRIGQLEERLATVTRERMRYECEFKKVQCSYRQFVDLTDSSLHSDYLLRLRRLGREPGYTETGAQTDDVITTGNTLPPEVKPDS; encoded by the exons ATGTCCAAGATGGAGACACTGCAGAGGATGCTAAGCCACACCACCCTGTCCACTCAGagagccctgcacacacacatcctgg ATCTGGGGGAGAAGTATCGTTCCCAGTCCTCCACAAGTTCCAGACAGGCCCCAAGGCTGCCTGCTCCTGCCCCCCATGCAGagcagggtgaggtgggggacacACTGGAGGAGGACGTCTGGATGGAGGTGTTTCTgcggagggcggaggaggagagagaggaggctctGAGACTGCAGGAAGAG CGCCTGCAGGCGCGCTTCAAAGCGGCGCTGCGggccagagagaggctggaggccgaacagaggcagggggagcgGGTGGAGCGGCAGGCCCGCTTTGAAGAGCGCTGGGCCGGGTCGCGGGctgagctggagagggagatgagactgACCCTGGAGAAGACCCGCGAGCGACTGAGggcggagatgaggagggaggcggagcaagagagacagagagaaattgaAGCGATGGACGCCAGAGCAAAG gagGCTATGAGGAGGAGCGCTCGAGGggctgaggagtgtgtgcgccagcagtgtgagagagaggcacagagagaccgCATGAGCCTGCAGGACAAACATGCCGTGGAACTCTCTCACATGCAAAGCAG gatagggcagctggaggagaggctggccaCAGTCACGAGGGAGAGGATGCGGTATGAGTGCGAGTTTAAG aAGGTGCAGTGCAGCTACAGACAGTTTGTGGACCTGACcgactcctccctccactccgaCTACCTGCTGAGACTGCGACGGCTAGGCCGAGAGCCGGGATACACCGAGACCGGGGCGCagactgatgatgtcatcaccaCTGGCAACACCCTACCACCTGAGGTGAAACCTGACAGCTGA
- the si:dkey-111f13.5 gene encoding uncharacterized abhydrolase domain-containing protein DDB_G0269086 isoform X1, whose amino-acid sequence MQDKRYLRTRVENHCLRGLLTDVSLEVTDPLGSDIEERRGGFHRCSRGCPGAGSFTGAMSKMETLQRMLSHTTLSTQRALHTHILDLGEKYRSQSSTSSRQAPRLPAPAPHAEQGEVGDTLEEDVWMEVFLRRAEEEREEALRLQEERLQARFKAALRARERLEAEQRQGERVERQARFEERWAGSRAELEREMRLTLEKTRERLRAEMRREAEQERQREIEAMDARAKEAMRRSARGAEECVRQQCEREAQRDRMSLQDKHAVELSHMQSRIGQLEERLATVTRERMRYECEFKKVQCSYRQFVDLTDSSLHSDYLLRLRRLGREPGYTETGAQTDDVITTGNTLPPEVKPDS is encoded by the exons atgcaggacaagaggtacttgaggaccagggttgagaaccactgccttagggGACTACTCACAGATGTGTCATTGGAAGTCACAGATCCGCTGGGGAGTGACATCGAGGAGCGCAGGGGAGGTTTCCACCGCTGTTCCAGAGGGTGTCCGGGTGCAGGGTCCTTCACAGGAGCCATGTCCAAGATGGAGACACTGCAGAGGATGCTAAGCCACACCACCCTGTCCACTCAGagagccctgcacacacacatcctgg ATCTGGGGGAGAAGTATCGTTCCCAGTCCTCCACAAGTTCCAGACAGGCCCCAAGGCTGCCTGCTCCTGCCCCCCATGCAGagcagggtgaggtgggggacacACTGGAGGAGGACGTCTGGATGGAGGTGTTTCTgcggagggcggaggaggagagagaggaggctctGAGACTGCAGGAAGAG CGCCTGCAGGCGCGCTTCAAAGCGGCGCTGCGggccagagagaggctggaggccgaacagaggcagggggagcgGGTGGAGCGGCAGGCCCGCTTTGAAGAGCGCTGGGCCGGGTCGCGGGctgagctggagagggagatgagactgACCCTGGAGAAGACCCGCGAGCGACTGAGggcggagatgaggagggaggcggagcaagagagacagagagaaattgaAGCGATGGACGCCAGAGCAAAG gagGCTATGAGGAGGAGCGCTCGAGGggctgaggagtgtgtgcgccagcagtgtgagagagaggcacagagagaccgCATGAGCCTGCAGGACAAACATGCCGTGGAACTCTCTCACATGCAAAGCAG gatagggcagctggaggagaggctggccaCAGTCACGAGGGAGAGGATGCGGTATGAGTGCGAGTTTAAG aAGGTGCAGTGCAGCTACAGACAGTTTGTGGACCTGACcgactcctccctccactccgaCTACCTGCTGAGACTGCGACGGCTAGGCCGAGAGCCGGGATACACCGAGACCGGGGCGCagactgatgatgtcatcaccaCTGGCAACACCCTACCACCTGAGGTGAAACCTGACAGCTGA
- the si:dkey-111f13.5 gene encoding uncharacterized abhydrolase domain-containing protein DDB_G0269086 isoform X3 — protein MQDKRYLRTRVENHCLRGLLTDVSLEVTDPLGSDIEERRGGFHRCSRGCPGAGSFTGAMSKMETLQRMLSHTTLSTQRALHTHILDLGEKYRSQSSTSSRQAPRLPAPAPHAEQGEVGDTLEEDVWMEVFLRRAEEEREEALRLQEERLQARFKAALRARERLEAEQRQGERVERQARFEERWAGSRAELEREMRLTLEKTRERLRAEMRREAEQERQREIEAMDARAKEAMRRSARGAEECVRQQCEREAQRDRMSLQDKHAVELSHMQSRIGQLEERLATVTRERMRYE, from the exons atgcaggacaagaggtacttgaggaccagggttgagaaccactgccttagggGACTACTCACAGATGTGTCATTGGAAGTCACAGATCCGCTGGGGAGTGACATCGAGGAGCGCAGGGGAGGTTTCCACCGCTGTTCCAGAGGGTGTCCGGGTGCAGGGTCCTTCACAGGAGCCATGTCCAAGATGGAGACACTGCAGAGGATGCTAAGCCACACCACCCTGTCCACTCAGagagccctgcacacacacatcctgg ATCTGGGGGAGAAGTATCGTTCCCAGTCCTCCACAAGTTCCAGACAGGCCCCAAGGCTGCCTGCTCCTGCCCCCCATGCAGagcagggtgaggtgggggacacACTGGAGGAGGACGTCTGGATGGAGGTGTTTCTgcggagggcggaggaggagagagaggaggctctGAGACTGCAGGAAGAG CGCCTGCAGGCGCGCTTCAAAGCGGCGCTGCGggccagagagaggctggaggccgaacagaggcagggggagcgGGTGGAGCGGCAGGCCCGCTTTGAAGAGCGCTGGGCCGGGTCGCGGGctgagctggagagggagatgagactgACCCTGGAGAAGACCCGCGAGCGACTGAGggcggagatgaggagggaggcggagcaagagagacagagagaaattgaAGCGATGGACGCCAGAGCAAAG gagGCTATGAGGAGGAGCGCTCGAGGggctgaggagtgtgtgcgccagcagtgtgagagagaggcacagagagaccgCATGAGCCTGCAGGACAAACATGCCGTGGAACTCTCTCACATGCAAAGCAG gatagggcagctggaggagaggctggccaCAGTCACGAGGGAGAGGATGCGGTATGAGT aA
- the wrap53 gene encoding telomerase Cajal body protein 1, whose product MSGPVESGESGGVGSAGQDAEADGEPPQSLHRPAQEESWVLGEPVEEEAPRAAKQPRLGGESLGLELSLNLPGSYDPPAPVTVGRLDTQEGLAQSMQDDAPVLQGELGVGVIGREVKEVAVEEEVKQNGDGEEEKAGEKEQEEEQQEEQESTGSANSPSEGQHLGLDFSQNPQMLTGSWAEYANLPENYLRGCKWAPDGSCILTNSADNVLRVYNLPPELYSYNWDLLTEMSPVLRMAEGDTIYDYCWYPKMSSLDPDSCFIASSSRDNPVHIWDAFSGEVRVSFRPYNHLDELTAAHSLCFSPDGAQLYCGFDKAVRVFYTERPGRSCEERPTTVKKQGQTGIISCMAFSPCQSVYACGSYSRTAGLYDCQDGSSLALMPTRHSGGLTHLLFSPDGRHLYTGGRKDPEILCWDLRDPGKVLFSLKRNVDTNQRIYFDLDPSGRYLLSGDTEGVVSVWDTLTAPPDGSEELLQPQLQFQAHRDCTNGISIHPFMPLLVSSSGQRQFLWPGDSEGDSASDSEGVAMVTSPQVRQDNALTLWWAGPLCPAGEGGQEQTAIVVED is encoded by the exons ATGTCTGGTCCAGTCGAGAGTGGTGAAAGTGGAGGGGTAGGCAGTGCAGGGCAGGATGCAGAGGCAGACGGCGAGCCCCCTCAATCGCTGCATCGTCCTGCCCAGGAGGAGAGCTGGGTGCTGGGAGagccagtggaggaggaggccccCCGTGCAGCCAAACAACCTAGGCTAGGTGGAGAGAGCCTGGGGCTAGAGCTAAGTCTGAACCTCCCTGGGTCCTATGATCCACCAGCCCCAGTAACAGTGGGCAGGCTTGATACACAGGAGGGCTTGGCTCAGTCAATGCAAGATGATG CGCCAGTCCTGCAAGGAGAGCTGGGAGTTGGAGTTATTGGGAGGGAGGTCAAGGAGGTAGCTGTAGAAGAAGAGGTCAAGCagaatggagatggagaggaggagaaggccggggagaaggagcaggaggaggaacagcaggaggagcaggagagtacTGGTTCAGCCAACAGCCCCAGTGAAGGACAGCA CCTGGGACTAGATTTCAGCCAGAACCCCCAGATGTTGACTGGTTCTTGGGCCGAGTATGCCAACCTCCCAGAGAACTACCTCAGAGGCTGCAAATG gGCCCCAGACGGCTCCTGCATCCTCACCAACAGTGCAGACAACGTGCTGCGTGTGTACAACCTGCCTCCAGAGCTCTACAGCTACAACTGGGACCTGCTCACTGAGATG AGCCCAGTGCTGAGGATGGCAGAAGGAGACACCATCTATGACTACTGCTGGTACCCCAAGATGAGCTCTCTGGACCCAGACtcctgttt CATCGCCAGCAGTAGCCGCGACAACCCGGTCCACATCTGGGACGCGTTCTCCGGCGAGGTGCGGGTCAGCTTCCGCCCGTACAACCACCTGGACGAGCTGACGGCTGCCCactccctctgcttctccccgGACGGCGCCCAGCTGTACTGCGGCTTCGACAAGGCGGTCCGCGTGTTCTACACCGAGCGGCCCGGACGCAGCTGCGAGGAGAGGCCCACCACGG tgaagAAGCAGGGCCAAACTGGCATCATCTCCTGCATGGCGTTCAGCCCGTGCCAGTCCGTGTACGCCTGCGGCTCGTACTCCCGCACCGCCGGCCTCTACGACTGCCAGGACGGCTCCTCGCTCGCCCTGATGCCCACGCGGCACAGCGGCGGCCTCACCCACCTGCTGTTCTCCCCGGACGGACGCCACCTCTACACAGGGGGGCGCAAG gatCCAGAGATCCTGTGCTGGGACCTGAGAGACCCTGGCAAGGTCCTGTTTTCTCTGAAGAGGAACGTGGACACCAACCAGCGCATCTACTTTGACCTGGACCC gtctggCAGGTACCTGCTGAGTGGAGACACGGAGGGCGTGGTGTCAGTGTGGGACACCCTCACAGCGCCCCCTGATGGCAGCGAGGAGCTTCTGCAGCCCCAGCTGCAGTTCCAGGCTCACAGAGACTGCACCAACGGCATCAG tATCCACCCCTTCATGCCGCTGCTGGTGTCGTCCAGTGGGCAGCGGCAGTTCCTCTGGCCCGGCGACAGTGAGGGCGACTCGGCCTCCGACTCCGAGGGCGTCGCCATGGTGACGTCGCCGCAGGTCCGCCAGGACAACGCCCTGACCCTGTGGTGGGCCGGCCCATTGTGCcctgcaggggagggggggcaggagcagACCGCAATCGTGGTGGAGGACTAG